Proteins from one Periplaneta americana isolate PAMFEO1 chromosome 6, P.americana_PAMFEO1_priV1, whole genome shotgun sequence genomic window:
- the Pisd gene encoding phosphatidylserine decarboxylase proenzyme, mitochondrial isoform X2, whose amino-acid sequence MIIIPLKCFFPQGKAFRYIATFHCIPRSPTLVQHGRLQHRATVSTDSSVSSAGRRWYGLRHHLWRLWRPLPISVGLVLLAVLQWRHVRRRERNTDDSTVVLAKNWEITCYRAVPLRALSRIWGWITNKELPPSIRPWLYTYYASTFGCNLKEAAHDDLTTYKSLAEFFCRPLKDGVRPVDENDCIVSPADGRVISFGPVSTCKVEQVKGVTYSLQSFLGEPTWMSKLSHPSSELRIQNSIDYRQSLLCNKDTTLYQCVVYLAPGDYHRFHSPVQWDVTFRRHFQGELLSVNPRVAQWIPDLFTLNERAVYVGRWKHGFFSLTAVGATNVGSINVYCDKDLTTNQRKWRNMKTRHQDALLTDLHGEKVEMRKGQPFGEFRLGSTIVLLFEAPLDYKFRLKPGQRIQVGEGITECHIE is encoded by the exons TTTCTTTCCTCAAGGAAAGGCTTTCAGATACATTGCCACATTCCACTGCATCCCTCGATCACCAACACTTGTTCAACATGGCAGGTTACAGCACCGAGCTACTGTTTCAACTGACTCTTCAG TAAGCAGTGCAGGCAGAAGATGGTATGGGCTGAGGCATCATTTGTGGCGGCTTTGGAGACCGCTGCCAATCAGTGTTGGATTGGTATTACTGGCTGTCCTGCAGTGGCGGCACGTAAGACGGAGAGAACGCAACACTGATGACAGCACTGTTGTTCTTGCAAAGAACTGGGAG ATCACATGTTATCGAGCAGTTCCTCTTCGAGCTCTGAGTCGCATCTGGGGCTGGATAACAAACAAGGAACTGCCTCCTTCGATCCGGCCATGGCTGTACACCTACTATGCCTCCACTTTCGGATGTAACCTAAAAGAGGCAGCCCATGATGACCTCACAACTTACAAGAGTCTAGCTGAATTCTTCTGTCGACCATTGAAGGATGGAGTTCGACCGGTTGATGAGAATGACTGCATT GTGTCACCAGCAGATGGCCGTGTAATCAGTTTTGGCCCTGTCAGTACCTGCAAGGTGGAACAAGTGAAGGGAGTGACATACTCATTACAAAGCTTTTTAGGAGAGCCTACGTGGATGAGCAAATTGTCACATCCATCTTCGGAACTAAGGATTCAAAATTCTA TTGATTATCGACAGTCATTGCTTTGCAACAAAGACACAACCTTGTACCAATGTGTGGTGTATTTGGCTCCTGGTGATTACCATCGCTTCCACTCACCTGTCCAATGGGATGTCACCTTCAGGAGACATTTCCAAG GAGAACTCTTGAGTGTGAACCCACGGGTGGCACAGTGGATACCTGACCTATTCACTCTCAATGAACGAGCTGTCTATGTGGGACGTTGGAAACATGGCTTTTTCTCACTGACAGCTGTTGGTGCTACAAATGTTGGATCAATCAACGTCTACTGTGATAAG GACCTTACAACCAATCAGCGCAAATGGCGCAATATGAAGACTCGTCATCAAGATGCACTCCTCACAGATTTGCATGGCGAAAAGGTAGAGATGAGGAAGGGGCAGCCATTTGGAGAATTCCGTCTTGGCTCAACAATTGTGCTGCTCTTTGAGGCTCCTCTAGATTACAAGTTCAGACTAAAGCCTGGACAGAGGATACAAGTCGGTGAGGGCATTACTGAATGCCATATAGAATAA
- the Pisd gene encoding phosphatidylserine decarboxylase proenzyme, mitochondrial isoform X1 → MVFWFVPNRLGFFPQGKAFRYIATFHCIPRSPTLVQHGRLQHRATVSTDSSVSSAGRRWYGLRHHLWRLWRPLPISVGLVLLAVLQWRHVRRRERNTDDSTVVLAKNWEITCYRAVPLRALSRIWGWITNKELPPSIRPWLYTYYASTFGCNLKEAAHDDLTTYKSLAEFFCRPLKDGVRPVDENDCIVSPADGRVISFGPVSTCKVEQVKGVTYSLQSFLGEPTWMSKLSHPSSELRIQNSIDYRQSLLCNKDTTLYQCVVYLAPGDYHRFHSPVQWDVTFRRHFQGELLSVNPRVAQWIPDLFTLNERAVYVGRWKHGFFSLTAVGATNVGSINVYCDKDLTTNQRKWRNMKTRHQDALLTDLHGEKVEMRKGQPFGEFRLGSTIVLLFEAPLDYKFRLKPGQRIQVGEGITECHIE, encoded by the exons TTTCTTTCCTCAAGGAAAGGCTTTCAGATACATTGCCACATTCCACTGCATCCCTCGATCACCAACACTTGTTCAACATGGCAGGTTACAGCACCGAGCTACTGTTTCAACTGACTCTTCAG TAAGCAGTGCAGGCAGAAGATGGTATGGGCTGAGGCATCATTTGTGGCGGCTTTGGAGACCGCTGCCAATCAGTGTTGGATTGGTATTACTGGCTGTCCTGCAGTGGCGGCACGTAAGACGGAGAGAACGCAACACTGATGACAGCACTGTTGTTCTTGCAAAGAACTGGGAG ATCACATGTTATCGAGCAGTTCCTCTTCGAGCTCTGAGTCGCATCTGGGGCTGGATAACAAACAAGGAACTGCCTCCTTCGATCCGGCCATGGCTGTACACCTACTATGCCTCCACTTTCGGATGTAACCTAAAAGAGGCAGCCCATGATGACCTCACAACTTACAAGAGTCTAGCTGAATTCTTCTGTCGACCATTGAAGGATGGAGTTCGACCGGTTGATGAGAATGACTGCATT GTGTCACCAGCAGATGGCCGTGTAATCAGTTTTGGCCCTGTCAGTACCTGCAAGGTGGAACAAGTGAAGGGAGTGACATACTCATTACAAAGCTTTTTAGGAGAGCCTACGTGGATGAGCAAATTGTCACATCCATCTTCGGAACTAAGGATTCAAAATTCTA TTGATTATCGACAGTCATTGCTTTGCAACAAAGACACAACCTTGTACCAATGTGTGGTGTATTTGGCTCCTGGTGATTACCATCGCTTCCACTCACCTGTCCAATGGGATGTCACCTTCAGGAGACATTTCCAAG GAGAACTCTTGAGTGTGAACCCACGGGTGGCACAGTGGATACCTGACCTATTCACTCTCAATGAACGAGCTGTCTATGTGGGACGTTGGAAACATGGCTTTTTCTCACTGACAGCTGTTGGTGCTACAAATGTTGGATCAATCAACGTCTACTGTGATAAG GACCTTACAACCAATCAGCGCAAATGGCGCAATATGAAGACTCGTCATCAAGATGCACTCCTCACAGATTTGCATGGCGAAAAGGTAGAGATGAGGAAGGGGCAGCCATTTGGAGAATTCCGTCTTGGCTCAACAATTGTGCTGCTCTTTGAGGCTCCTCTAGATTACAAGTTCAGACTAAAGCCTGGACAGAGGATACAAGTCGGTGAGGGCATTACTGAATGCCATATAGAATAA